The genomic stretch TAGTTACCTAAGTATAAAAAGCGCCAAATATGTTCGTTGACCGAGAACTTTTTAGTCGGCTGGACAAAGCCTGGAATCTAATCCGCATATGCGAACATGAATCCATTACCAACCACGCCTCATTATAATTAgagttagaaaattcaaaatactatAGTTTATACAAATCTTATTCGAACAAGACAACATGTAGTTCTAGGTACTGGCTTCCGAATGACCCCCAAGCGATAGGCGTTCGAAAAGCATGGAACCAAATCGATTAGCTACTTTGCACATTGCCATGTGAATCACTGCCATCAGATTTATTTAACGTACATAACCAGCTGTAGAAACATTCATAAACAAAATGTTTTGTACATTAGAAAaattcgaccaaacaaaaaaatgactcaaataatttctaaactttgaCTTCATATGCAACGTGATACATGAATTTTTAATCTGTTCAATAtagttcttaaatttttaagtccccaacattggacattttcatataattatagattaaattgaatattaacaaaaattttgttgaccatattgaataaattaaaagtttataaacGATATTACACGTTATTCAgagatcatattaaataaattaaaaattcacgaATCACGTCTCTCGCATTAAGCTAAAGCGAGAGAGAACTCATGCGGTTCGCGGTGCAGCTGCATGTCGTTTTTGCGCCGATGACGTGGTGCTTTCGTGCGTCCAGTGAGTCCTCCTCTCACCAAGCCCGAacgtcccaaaaaaaaaaaacaaatccccaCCACCGTTTGACGAGTAAACGCCTGCGTttggtccttttttttgggccctTTTTTCCTACAGAGAATCACCAAATGGGCCAAAGAAATTTCCTACAGACATTACATGCAGACATGTcgtccacgtgtcgagatcCCGTCCGTCCGGGCACCGTGGGGCCATCCGACGGCCACGGCAAGCTCTCAACTAACCCATCGGCCTAACCTACCCAACACTCAATGACCGGAGCCCCTCTACTTAAAGGGTCCAGTTTGCAGGTGAGCAGACTCAGGAAATTCACTTAAAACACTCAAAACACTTGCATGGGTGTCTTCACGAACCAAAGTTCCATCCCCACTCATTCATAAGCCTTGATTCCACCTGGAATTATCTGCTTCTTTTcggcttctttcttcttcttctttttttttcaacaatggGTCGTGGCAACAAGAGCAAGGTAGCCTCTGGGAGCAAACTCAGGCATGTAGGATCTCATCAACACAAGAGGCCCTCAAGAAATGTAGAAGAATCCGGAGAACAAGAAGGACCAGACCAGCATTCCAATGGTAATTTGGTCATCGATATCACCTACCCCCTCGACCAAGGGCACACTTACGATGCGGGGAAGTCGTGGATCATCTATCGAGTTCCTAACAACTTGTGTGAAGTTTACAAGAACGCATTCCAGCCCAAAATGATATCCATCGGTCCCTTCCATTATGGGGACAGAAAAGAGAGGCTGCGGGCCATGGAAGAGCACAAGATGCGGTTTCTGGAGCGCCTTCTGGGAGTGAAGTTAGAGCGGCGGAAGAGCCATGGAGATCCGTTGACGTTGACCGAGAGGAAGAGAGGGCCTGATGACCGCGGATGTGAAGTTGTCAACAATGGTGGCCGGACGGCGAAACCTGCGCTTTTGGATGCCCTAAAGGAAGCCATGGAGAATCTGGAGACGGAAACGAAGGCCTGTTATTCGGAGgagtttgatcaaattggtagcAAAGAGTTTGTGTCGATGATGGTCCTTGATGGTTGCTTCGTGGTCGAACTATTGCGCCTTTACCACGATCATGTCCGCACCAAGGTAGAGCGGTAGTTAAATAATAAACGATGTTTTATCAGTGCAACTCTTGTGCATGTGAGTCTATCCTTGAAAGATTCAAAACCTGAATTATGCATTTAGGTTGAATAAGTTATCAAGAGCATAGGAACAACGACATACTTACTATTCAAGCATTATGAGTCATCTTGGACACATATATTGGTCTAACTCCTGCTAGTCTGTCGCTTAAATCATGGATTGTTTTGCTTGCAGTCCACTGCCGATCCGATTTTCACCACCCACTGGATGCTAAGAACCCTTCAACGCGAGCTCCTGATGCTTGAGAACCAACTACCTTTGTTCGTTCTGAAGAAACTCTTCGAGCTGACCAACAACAACATTGATCAACAAGCCGAGTCGCTGGAAAATCTGGCGGTTGCTTTCTTCGACCCTCTGCTACCCCGAGAGAATGCCGCCTATAAGAAGAACAACACAAAACCCAACGCTCATCTGCTTGCCGTTTTCCGCTCTACCTTCCTCCAAtcggtgaaaaagaaaagccacaAGGACCCGGGTCGAGTTGCGTCGCAGTTGAATCCCAATAACGGCATGACCACCCTCCTCCGAGAAAGGCAGTTACAATACTTCGCCTCGCAGATCCACGAGGCCGGCGTGCAATTCCAGGATCGGAAGGGCCAAGACTTGCTGGACATCAACTTTGCCGACGGCAATCTACTGGTCCCTCAGTTGTCCATCAAGGACAACACCATCCGCGTCTTTCTGAATTTCGTTGCCTACGAGCAGTGCCACAACAAAGCCAAGCCCTTCTTCACGAATTACTTCATGTTCTGGGACGCTCTGGTGAATTGCCCGGGGGACATTCAGATCCTCCACAAGCACGGTATCATCAAGCACGTGTTTGGAGGCCACGGGGAAGTGGCGAACCTGTTGAAACAGCTGTGCAGGGAGATCGTCTACGATCTTGATTGGACCTACTTGTACGACGAAATCAAGGAGGTGAATCGTTATTGCAAGCCGTACTTCGAGAGCACGTACCGCCTCTGGTGGAACAACCTCATCAGCAGACATTTGAGCACTGCCGCCATCGTCCTCTTGCTGCTAACGGTCATCCAGACTTTTTACACCGTGTACCCTTACTATCGGCGGCGTTAAGCTTCGTGCCTGTCATTCTATGACGACAGGTTGTTGTTGGTTTATGGCTTTTTAGCATTCGATATCCTTTATTTGTCTTAGTCGCATAGTGGCTCTACATGATGGAAATTGTATCCTGCTACATTTAaatcattttgttgtggtgttgAATTCAATTTGGAACTTTTTGGATCTACTGACTAAAATATCTAATGCCTGAGCACCACAATATTGCTAGGATCGTGCATTAAGCGCTATTTTTGTACATACTTTGGTTGGGGAAATTACTATGAAAGTTCTTAACTTATtgtaatcgtgtcaattcaatcctactttttttttcttgtgtcaatttagtcattctttCCAACTTTGGCAGGAATTCGCTAACGTGGACCTTGTCCGGCCTAATAtatgtaattttcaataatattttaatattttcaaatattttgcttttttttctttctctttttattccccttcccttctttttcctccagccTGTCACTGAACCTTGGTGACTGGTTAGAAGGGAGGGCGGGCAAGGTCAATCTCGCTAGTGGGTGGCGGGGGTGAGCCTCATTAGCCGACCAGAGGCTATCCCCTCTAGTGGGTCGCCAAGGTTCAATGATCGactagaggaaaaagaagggcaggggggaaaaaaagaaagaaaagaaaacaatgtaaagataagtgaaaaaatttgaaaaaaaattaaaaagttattaaaaattggccactTCGGTGCCGCCGTCCTCATTAGCCAATTTCGGCCAAAGCTGCCCGAAAAAACTGAATTTGCACTAAAAAAAGGGTTGAATaggtacaattgcaatatattttaagactttttttttgggtaaacaCTCCCTAATTTGTTTCAATGGGCATAAAAGCACATTAATTTGGTATTCTATAACCAGGGGTTGGGACACCGAACCTGACGGGGTTTTGGGATTGTTAAAATGCAGcgaaatatatttataaaccaaAATCCTAGACAGGATACATgtgtatattgaaatcaataggagtTCAAAACATACCTTTTGCGAatcgaagataaattgacaatcGGTTGTGTCCGGATTAacgccccaagtgttgcgcctctaccggtatTCACACACACGAACCGAAATCTCCAAcaatccaagtgctagcttacggatcttggagtTCCTCTTGCAAGATTGCCTTTGATCTCCGAtaaaaaagttagtaaatttaGGGATTACTGTCTAtggcaaataaaagttggtaaattaacaaaaagtcaATTAAACACTGGTAAATCactcaaatgagagtttgaTAATTCAAAATTAGCCGGCAAAAGTTGGCAAGTCGGTCTAATTCAGGTTTATgacaaaagagaatgaaatttAGGTTGGCAATTTCGTATGAGATTAATACGGTTAACGTGTTACACGTTATACGGGTAAGAATTTGCAACATGTATATTACTTAAAAGGTTCACAATTTCCTTAAACATATTGGCAAGTTATCAACAAGGAGGGCCGAAAAGGTCGTTGTCTTTCACTTTCTTACCAATAGACATTTGACACCGACTatgacaaattcaaatttaccaACGCGGGAAAGATCCTCTTACTTGATAGGCAATGGCATGGAATGCATAACTCTCACATATTTTGGCCATAAATATAGCAATTTCCTCTTGTAGCGACACTTCGGTGGTGTGCGGCGGAGGTTTGTTTGTAATCTACGCTTTACTCAATACATATCTTATCTTTACTAAAAACAATACAGCAATTTCATGGATTTAGAGCGCGTAGTCATGCCTTTTATATAAGGTCTCTATAAATACAATTTTTTGGTGGATGAAGTGGGATCGCATATAAGTTAAATCCGCAGGAGTTAGATTTTTTTGGGGCCTTGATGGTTACGTGCGTGCGAGCGGAAACCAAATATTTCCTCCGACGCGCTCGCCCACTTCGAATTATAAACACAATTATTGGTGGATGGAGTCAGCACGCATATGTGAGCCGAGTCGTCGTACTCggatttctatcttttttcttttctcttttaaatttgAGCTCGCGAAGGCTGCCGGCGACGTTGGTCGGCCCTTGGGAAAGGGCCTGTGAACCCTTGCTAGCTGTTGGGCAAGGGCACGCAACCTCGCCCGCCGCGATCGAGGTCTCGCCTCGCTCGCCCGGGGGTTGGCGGAGGTCGGCAGCCTCTTGCCAGCCCAAACCtataaaaaaagttacaaaaaaattattaaaaatattaaaatagtattaaaaatttgtcacgtcaAGACCGGCCGGCAAATGGACTAACACAAatggaaaagatttagaaaaaaaatttcggactgaattgacacaatttcattaggtttagatatttttttttttttttgtaatttttcctgttGCCTGGTAACGACGGGGTGGACATAGATCGGATATTTCCTTTGGCACCCTCTCCCGTCGAACTTCACGATAACGTAGAGGGGGACCGCtcgtgcatgaaatgtgatCTACGTCCGAATCATAAAACACTCATCACTTGTTCTCCCCCTTGGGGCCACCACACCATGGTTCCCATTCCTTTTGGATAGATCCATCCACCAATTACCTCACAAAACCTCTTTCGAATGATAATACGATTCGCACTACAATAcaaggaaaattaacaaaactaAATTCGaaggattaaatataaaatgtcCATATAAAATCTCACCAAATTATAAcgatatgcattttttttttttttcaagaattgcATCAAGCACCGAGCGATTAGAAGAGCGGAGAAGAGGTGGCCTTTGCCGGCGCCCCGGGAACATCATTGCAATTCGTTCTCTACAGATCTAcgatatttttccttctttcttatcAGTATAGAGTGAAAACATAAGAAGGCTTTTTAGCCAAACCaacgaaaatgggaaaaattaccaaaaaaaaatcctaaatttactacacacatgccaatttagtcttaaattttttaattgtgctaattgagtcataagccttttcacattttgccaatgaaGCCAATCGGActaattttgacaggaaaacGGCGATGCGGCAATCCGGTCGGCGGCGATTATCTTATCCGGCTTTCCAGCGCTCAAGTGAACaactctttaatatttttcctttttttcatttttctcttttttttttctttccttttggccaTCATCAAGCGAAGGCCGAACTtcaccggatctaggcgaggacgACCTCGTCTAGGCAAGGGACGCCCCCCCCACCTTggaccaaaaataaagaaaataaaagaaagaaaaaaagagaaaaccaaaaaatatcaaCGAATTATTAATATATTGTTAATAGTATCTACATTAGCGGCGGCGGCGTCATGTAGGACgatcggtgtccacgtcaataatttccagccaaaattgacttaaaggactcaattggcaaaatgtgacaagatttagtactgaattggcataaatgtaataggtttaggacatttttgataatttttccgacaaaaaatgAAGTCGGCTCCCCATGAATGGGGGAGAAGTCGTTGGTAAGAAAGAATATGTCGGTTTCTTGCCATGCCAATTTTTAACATCATTGTTATCTAtgtatgttattttattttattttattttggtgctTGTGCTCGTGACTTTATGTGTCTCGTGTTTTCGATGGAAACGATTCCGTTTGCTTTGCCCCAAGGAGAAATCTTTCGTGAGTACTTCGACGCTCTTCGCCTGAATTACAAGCCTAAGCGGATGTCGATGAAGCTATAAACTTGGGAGTATCAAGAGCTCTTCAATTCCGTCAATCCTCGCAGATGAATGCTTTGGAATGGAGACTGGCGATGAGACTTGCTGCAGCCGAATAATGGAAGAAGCAGCCGCGGCTGCAAAGGCGGTTGCACTTGCtgagataaattgaaaattccccCTCCTAGAATTGTGGTTTCAATTTCAGATTAATTTTGTTAGTTTCAAATTTCCTTTAAAAGAGCCACATCGGAATCGAAGTTTAGTTTAAACAGCCACGCGAATCATCAAGATAGGTGcttaaatgatcgatttttcaCCGATGCGGCATTCAAATaaacggaagaaaaagaaaaggttatgATATCTCGAGCATCGTATGAAAGTTATATGCCAAATGTGTATGCCCGTTTCTCGAAGAAACTTAGGTTTGAAGTTCGATaaaaagttagtaaatttaGGGATTACTTGTCTAtggcaaataaaagttggtaaattaacaaaaagtcaATTAAACACTGGTAAATCactcaaatgagagtttgaTAATTCAAAATTAGCCGGCAAAAGTTGGCAAGTCAGTCTAATTCAGGTTTATgacaaaagagaatgaaatttAGGTTGGCAATTTCGTATGAGATTAATACGCTTAACGTGTTACACGTTATACGGGTAAGAATTTGCAACATGTATATTACTTAAAAGGTTCACAATTTCCTTAAACATATTGGCAAGTTATCAACAAGGAGGGCCGAAAAGGTCGTTGTCTTTCACTTTCTTACCAATAGACATTTGACACCGACTatgacaaattcaaatttaccaACGCGGGAAAGATCCTCTTACTTGATAGGCAATGGCATGGAACGCATAACTCTCACATATTTTGGCCATAAATATAGCAATTTCCTCTTGTAGCGACACTTCGGTGGTGTGCGGCGGAGGTTTGTTTGTAATCTACGCTTTACTCAATACATATCTTATCTTTACTAAAAACAATACAGCAATTTCATGGATTTAGGGGCGCGTAGTCATGCCTTTTATATAAGGTCTCTATAAATACAATTTTTTGGTGGATGAAGTGGGATCGCATATAAGTTAAATCCGCAGGAGTTAGATTTTTTGGGGCCTTGATGGTTACGTGCGTGCGAGCGGAAACCAAATATTTCCTCCGACGCGCTCGCCCACTTCGAATTATAAACACAATTATTGGTGGATGGAGTCAGCACGCATATGTGAGCCGAGTCGTCGTACTCggatttctatctttttttcttttctcttttaaatttgAGCCTGCGAAGGCTGCCGGCGACGTTGGTCGGCCCTTGGGAAAGGGCCTGTGAACCCTTGCTAGCTGTTGGGCAAGGGCacgcaaccctcgccggccgcgATCGAGGTCTCGCCTCGCTCGCCCGGGGGTTGGCGGAGGTCGGCAGCCTCTTGCCGCCCCAaacctataaaaaaaagttacaaaaaaattattaaaaatattaaaatagtattaaaaatttgtcacgtcaGCACCGGCCGGCAAATGGACTAACACAAatggaaaagatttagaaaaaaaaatttcggactgaattgacacaatttcattaggtttagattttttttttttttttttttttttgtaatttttcctgttGCCTGGTAACGACGGGGTGGACATAGATCGGATATTTCCTTTGGCACCCTCTCCTGTCGAACTTCACGATAACGTAGAGGGGGACCGCTtcgtgcatgaaatgtgatCTACGTCCGAATCATAAAACACTCATCACTTGTTCTCCCCCTTGGGGCCACCACACCATGGTTCCCATTCTTTTTGGATAGATCCATCCACCAATTACCTCACAAAACCTCTTTCGAATGATAATACGATTCGCACTACAATAcaaggaaaattaacaaaactaAATTCGaaggattaaatataaaatgtcCATATAAAATCTCACCAAATTATAAcgatatgcatttttttttttttcaagaattgcATCAAGCACCGAGCGATTAGAAGAGCGGAGAAGAGGTGGCCTTTGCCGGCGCCCCGGGAACATCATTGCAATTCGTTCTCTACGGATCTAcgatatttttccttctttcttatcGGTATAGAGTGAAAACATAAGAAGGCTTTTTAGCCAAACCaacgaaaatgggaaaaattaccaaaaaaaaatcctaaatttactacacacatgccaatttagtcttaaattttttaattgtgctaattgagtcataagccttttcacattttgccaatgaaGCCAATCGGActaattttgacaggaaaacGCTGATGCGGCAATCCAATCGGCGGCGATTATCTTATCCGGCTTTCCAGCGCTCAAGTGAACaactctttaatatttttcctttttttcatttttctcttttttttttctttccttttggccaTCATCAAGCGAAGGCCGAACTtcaccggatctaggcgaggacgACCTCGTCTAGGCAAGGGACGCCTCCCCCACACTggaccaaaaataaagaaaataaaagaaagaaaaaaaagagaaaaccaaaaaatatcaaCGAATTATTAATATATTGTTAATAGTATCTACATTAGCGGCGGCGGCGTCATGTAGGACgatcggtgtccacgtcaataatttccagccaaaattgacttaaaggactcaattggcaaaatgtgacaAGATTTAGtgcgaattggcataaatgtaataggtttaggacatttttgataatttttccgacaaaaaatgAAGTCGGCTCCCCATGAATGGGGGAGAAGTCGTTGGTAAGAAAGAATATGTCGGTTTCTTGCCATGCCAATTTTTAACATCATTGTTATCTAtgtatgttattttattttattttattttggtgctTGTGCTCTGTGACTTTATGTGTCTCGTGTTTTCGATGGAAACGATTCCGTTTGCTTTGCCCCAAGGAGAAATCTTTCGTGAGTACTTCGACGCTCTTCGCCTGAATTACAAGCCTAAGCGGATGTCGATGAAGCTATAAACTTGGGAGTATCAAGAGCTCTTCAATTCCGTCAATCCCTGCAGATGAATGCTGGAATGGAGACTCGCGATGAGACTTGCTGCAGCCAGAATAATGGAAGAAGCAGCCGCGGCTGCAAAGGCGGTTGCACTTGCtgagataaattgaaaattccccCTCCTAGAATTGTGGTTTCAATTTCAGATTAATTTTGTTAGTTTCAAATTTCCTTTAAAAGAG from Rhodamnia argentea isolate NSW1041297 chromosome 2, ASM2092103v1, whole genome shotgun sequence encodes the following:
- the LOC115737448 gene encoding UPF0481 protein At3g47200-like gives rise to the protein MGRGNKSKVASGSKLRHVGSHQHKRPSRNVEESGEQEGPDQHSNGNLVIDITYPLDQGHTYDAGKSWIIYRVPNNLCEVYKNAFQPKMISIGPFHYGDRKERLRAMEEHKMRFLERLLGVKLERRKSHGDPLTLTERKRGPDDRGCEVVNNGGRTAKPALLDALKEAMENLETETKACYSEEFDQIGSKEFVSMMVLDGCFVVELLRLYHDHVRTKSTADPIFTTHWMLRTLQRELLMLENQLPLFVLKKLFELTNNNIDQQAESLENLAVAFFDPLLPRENAAYKKNNTKPNAHLLAVFRSTFLQSVKKKSHKDPGRVASQLNPNNGMTTLLRERQLQYFASQIHEAGVQFQDRKGQDLLDINFADGNLLVPQLSIKDNTIRVFLNFVAYEQCHNKAKPFFTNYFMFWDALVNCPGDIQILHKHGIIKHVFGGHGEVANLLKQLCREIVYDLDWTYLYDEIKEVNRYCKPYFESTYRLWWNNLISRHLSTAAIVLLLLTVIQTFYTVYPYYRRR